The following coding sequences are from one Armatimonadota bacterium window:
- a CDS encoding GntR family transcriptional regulator, giving the protein MLARDAERLIRSEVLPLERSEISAQIAEILANEIIQGRLPGGTRLREEALAAQFKTSRTPVREALRRLEREHLVEHIPRRGFVVATIHARAVAGIYLCRAWLHGLAARQAALVATDAELEELEGLVRRMRQALDPPNVPELFRLNVIFHQRVAEIAHNPMLEEILRGLGRPILRLRYMSISVPGRAEASVRAHEEIMEAFRNRDPIRVETVVRENILAAGEAILRHYFPEELSRDPALLETYLATGYGPPQAFSQRVASGASVMEMARENMDGRERETKRKGRRAP; this is encoded by the coding sequence GTGCTTGCCCGGGATGCAGAGCGGCTGATTCGGTCCGAGGTTCTTCCCCTGGAGCGCTCCGAGATCAGCGCGCAGATCGCGGAGATCCTGGCCAACGAGATCATCCAGGGGCGTCTGCCCGGGGGCACAAGGCTCCGTGAGGAAGCCCTGGCCGCTCAGTTTAAGACCAGCCGGACCCCAGTCCGCGAAGCCCTCCGCCGCCTGGAGCGGGAGCACCTGGTGGAGCACATCCCCCGCCGGGGGTTCGTGGTGGCCACCATCCACGCCCGGGCTGTGGCGGGAATCTATCTGTGCCGTGCCTGGCTCCATGGCCTCGCCGCCCGGCAGGCGGCCCTGGTGGCCACGGATGCCGAGCTCGAGGAGCTCGAGGGCCTTGTCCGCCGGATGCGCCAGGCCCTGGATCCCCCGAACGTTCCGGAGCTGTTCCGCCTCAATGTGATCTTCCACCAGCGGGTCGCAGAGATCGCCCACAACCCCATGCTGGAGGAGATTCTGCGCGGGCTGGGGCGGCCCATCCTGCGCCTCAGGTACATGTCCATTTCCGTGCCGGGACGGGCGGAAGCCTCCGTGCGGGCCCACGAAGAGATCATGGAGGCGTTCCGCAATAGGGATCCCATCCGCGTGGAGACCGTGGTCCGGGAGAACATCCTGGCCGCGGGGGAGGCCATTCTGCGCCACTACTTCCCTGAGGAGCTGAGCCGGGACCCCGCACTGCTGGAGACCTATCTGGCCACGGGGTACGGGCCGCCGCAGGCCTTCTCCCAGCGCGTTGCCTCGGGGGCCTCCGTGATGGAAATGGCAAGGGAAAACATGGACGGCAGGGAGCGAGAAACCAAAAGGAAGGGGAGGAGAGCGCCGTGA
- a CDS encoding ABC transporter substrate-binding protein, whose product MRRTVFRIGLVGAVLAVLLVYSVSPVPAQAPIRLRVGIIPIVDLLQLFVADAKGYFTEEGLRVETTAMAGGAQIAPAVEGGSLDVGWSNIVSILLARERGFDFVFFAPGAFEVDPHNRVHQLLVPADSPVRGARDLVGKTVAVNTLANIPYLAALAWLDQQGVNPAQVRFVEIPFPDMPAALSGKRVDAAVVIEPFASVAVAQGTARVLDPRPFAVFGPRVLVASWFAKRSWLDRNRQAAAAFNRAIRKANEFILRRPGEARVLIPRYTRVPAELAERMPIPGFFSTVFDSDVQPVVEAAVKHGLLRRRLSPGDILVRGLR is encoded by the coding sequence GTGAGACGCACCGTCTTTCGGATAGGGTTGGTCGGGGCCGTCTTGGCAGTCCTGCTCGTGTACTCCGTTTCTCCCGTTCCCGCCCAGGCCCCCATCCGGCTCCGGGTGGGTATTATCCCCATCGTGGACCTGCTGCAGCTGTTCGTGGCGGATGCGAAGGGCTACTTCACAGAGGAAGGGTTACGGGTGGAGACCACGGCCATGGCGGGAGGTGCGCAGATCGCTCCCGCGGTGGAGGGCGGCAGCCTGGATGTGGGATGGTCCAACATCGTCTCCATCCTCCTGGCCCGGGAGCGGGGCTTTGACTTCGTGTTCTTCGCACCGGGTGCATTTGAAGTAGATCCCCACAACCGCGTCCACCAGCTGCTGGTCCCCGCGGACTCGCCCGTACGAGGCGCACGGGATCTCGTGGGCAAAACCGTGGCGGTCAACACCCTGGCGAACATCCCCTATCTCGCGGCCCTGGCTTGGCTCGATCAGCAGGGAGTGAATCCGGCTCAGGTGCGGTTCGTGGAGATCCCGTTCCCCGATATGCCCGCGGCGTTGAGCGGAAAGCGTGTGGACGCCGCGGTGGTCATCGAGCCCTTCGCGAGCGTGGCGGTGGCGCAGGGGACCGCCCGGGTGCTGGATCCCCGCCCCTTCGCGGTTTTCGGACCGAGAGTCCTGGTGGCCTCCTGGTTCGCGAAGCGTTCCTGGCTCGATCGGAACCGACAGGCGGCGGCCGCCTTCAACCGGGCCATCCGGAAGGCGAACGAATTCATCCTCCGTCGCCCCGGAGAGGCCAGGGTCCTGATCCCCCGCTACACCCGGGTCCCCGCGGAGCTCGCGGAGCGGATGCCGATCCCGGGCTTCTTCTCCACGGTGTTCGACTCAGATGTCCAGCCAGTGGTGGAGGCGGCGGTCAAACACGGGCTTCTGCGGAGACGCCTCTCGCCCGGAGACATTTTGGTGCGAGGCCTGCGCTGA
- a CDS encoding ABC transporter permease — protein MRSERRGFDRWASVLGAVAVWEVVSQTGILHPAFFPPPSRVLLALVRELETGEIPRHIWITLTAYARGLALALAIGVPWGVLLGRIRLVRRASAVLIEMLRPIPSVAIIPVAILLLGIGEEMRFAVACYAAVWPLLFNTMYGVYNADPVLVDSARIFGFARWEVLLRVVVPSALPFITTGMRVSSAVALIVTVTAEMVAGTGGLGFYVKATELGGRIPEMYGGILLLGTLGYLLNHLLRAAEGRALRWYRGAMGRAEEGAG, from the coding sequence GTGCGGTCTGAGCGGAGGGGATTCGACCGATGGGCCTCCGTCCTGGGAGCGGTGGCGGTGTGGGAAGTGGTCTCCCAAACCGGGATTCTCCACCCCGCCTTTTTCCCGCCTCCCAGCCGGGTGCTGCTGGCCCTGGTCCGGGAACTAGAAACGGGCGAGATCCCCAGACACATCTGGATCACCCTCACCGCGTATGCCCGGGGCCTTGCCTTGGCCCTGGCCATCGGAGTACCCTGGGGAGTTCTCCTGGGCCGCATCCGGCTCGTGCGACGGGCAAGTGCCGTGCTGATCGAGATGCTGCGCCCCATTCCCTCCGTGGCCATCATCCCCGTGGCCATCCTCCTGCTGGGAATCGGGGAGGAGATGCGGTTCGCGGTGGCGTGCTATGCCGCGGTGTGGCCCCTGCTGTTCAACACCATGTACGGGGTCTACAATGCGGATCCCGTCCTGGTGGACAGTGCCCGGATCTTCGGCTTCGCACGGTGGGAGGTTCTCCTGCGGGTGGTGGTGCCGTCCGCCCTCCCGTTCATCACCACGGGTATGCGGGTGAGCTCCGCGGTGGCCCTCATCGTAACCGTAACCGCGGAGATGGTGGCGGGCACCGGGGGACTCGGCTTCTACGTGAAGGCCACAGAGCTGGGAGGCCGCATCCCGGAGATGTACGGAGGGATCCTGCTCCTGGGAACCCTCGGATACCTGCTGAACCACCTGCTGCGAGCCGCGGAAGGTCGGGCCCTGCGGTGGTACCGGGGGGCCATGGGGCGGGCGGAGGAGGGGGCAGGGTGA
- a CDS encoding ABC transporter permease: MRVLRGPRGIPSVNWTGWLVFLGFAGAWEILSRRSGSLYFPPVTRIVETFAAVWQFQNLSAHVVPSLVRMGEGYGLAALTGTVLGIAMGHWKQLDRFADPLVEFLRAVPPPALIPFALLTMGIGDASKVFVIAFSSLWPILLNARDGVRNVDQVMIETARMFGLKAREVVTAVVAPATMPQLFAGLRTSLGVAFITMVIAEMVGSTNGLGYFILNAQRLFAVPEMYAGILLLGLLGYLVNGAFERLESRILSWHRGSRAVQL, translated from the coding sequence GTGAGGGTGTTACGAGGACCACGCGGGATCCCATCGGTCAACTGGACGGGCTGGCTGGTTTTCCTCGGGTTCGCGGGGGCCTGGGAGATCCTCTCCCGTCGATCCGGATCCCTGTACTTTCCCCCCGTCACCCGGATCGTCGAAACCTTCGCCGCAGTGTGGCAGTTCCAGAACCTCTCGGCCCACGTGGTCCCCAGCCTGGTGCGGATGGGGGAAGGCTACGGCCTCGCGGCCCTTACGGGAACGGTGCTGGGAATCGCCATGGGACATTGGAAGCAGCTGGATCGCTTCGCAGACCCCCTCGTGGAGTTCCTCCGGGCGGTCCCTCCACCCGCGCTCATTCCCTTCGCCCTCCTCACCATGGGCATCGGAGATGCAAGCAAGGTGTTCGTGATCGCCTTCTCCAGCCTCTGGCCCATCCTCCTGAATGCCCGGGACGGGGTGCGGAACGTGGACCAGGTGATGATCGAGACCGCTCGGATGTTCGGCCTGAAAGCCCGGGAGGTGGTGACGGCGGTGGTGGCCCCGGCCACCATGCCCCAGCTCTTCGCGGGTCTTCGAACGAGTCTGGGGGTGGCCTTCATCACCATGGTGATCGCGGAAATGGTAGGGAGCACCAATGGGCTTGGGTACTTCATCCTGAATGCCCAGCGTCTGTTTGCGGTGCCGGAAATGTATGCGGGCATCCTCCTGCTGGGACTCCTGGGGTATCTGGTGAACGGTGCCTTCGAGCGGCTGGAGAGCCGGATCCTGAGTTGGCACCGAGGATCCCGGGCGGTGCAGCTATGA
- a CDS encoding ABC transporter ATP-binding protein, translating into MNRVVLEVAGVSKEFSGRQRAALEEVSFSVTEGEFVTIVGPSGCGKSTLLKCVCGLMSPSRGEIRVEGRRVMGPPPGVVLVFQEYNRSLFPWLTVMQNVMLPLRKRKGLTPVDREGLALRMLAAVGLDGFVNHYPWELSGGMQQRVAIARALAFQPRILLMDEPFGSVDALTRMELEDLLLNLWTQFRFTTLLVTHDVDEAIYLADRVLVFSGSPGRVVDDVPVHLPRPRDQIGTRSAAEFASLRSRIFRQIGSGRMNGVATPQGEGRER; encoded by the coding sequence ATGAACCGGGTCGTGCTGGAAGTGGCGGGTGTGAGCAAGGAGTTCTCAGGACGTCAGCGGGCGGCGTTGGAGGAGGTCTCCTTCTCCGTAACGGAGGGCGAATTCGTGACCATCGTGGGCCCCTCGGGGTGCGGGAAGTCCACCTTGCTCAAGTGCGTGTGCGGTCTAATGAGTCCCTCTCGGGGCGAGATCCGGGTGGAGGGGCGGCGGGTAATGGGCCCACCGCCCGGAGTCGTCCTGGTGTTCCAGGAGTACAACCGGTCGTTGTTTCCCTGGCTCACGGTGATGCAGAACGTGATGCTCCCCCTGCGGAAGCGAAAGGGGCTCACACCTGTGGATCGGGAAGGACTGGCCCTCCGGATGCTGGCGGCGGTGGGACTGGACGGTTTCGTGAACCACTATCCGTGGGAGCTCTCCGGAGGGATGCAGCAGCGGGTAGCCATCGCCCGCGCGCTGGCCTTTCAGCCCCGCATCCTCCTCATGGACGAGCCCTTCGGCTCCGTGGACGCCCTCACCCGAATGGAGCTGGAGGACCTGTTGCTGAACCTCTGGACCCAGTTTCGGTTTACCACCCTGCTCGTCACGCACGACGTGGACGAGGCCATCTACCTCGCGGACCGGGTTCTGGTCTTCAGCGGATCTCCAGGAAGGGTGGTGGACGATGTGCCGGTACACCTCCCGCGGCCCCGCGATCAGATCGGGACGCGGTCCGCGGCCGAATTCGCCTCCTTGCGATCCCGGATCTTCCGCCAGATCGGGAGCGGGCGGATGAACGGGGTAGCGACGCCACAGGGGGAGGGAAGGGAACGATGA
- a CDS encoding CoA-transferase subunit beta, whose product MSGRQEYSPSEMMVVAASRLLRDGETVLVGLGLPQLACLLAKATHAPRLRMVLEIGVLEPEPVDPAIGIADPRLWYRATCHTSFTETLGILLQGGRIDVGFLGGAQVDRFGNINSTHVCENGRPVRRFRGSGGACDIAALAGRVIIITPHERRRFPERVDFCTSPGFLQGGRSREAAGLRGGPVHVITDLAVMGFDAETREMRLVSVHPGVDPAAVQEATGFPLAWAGEARTTPPPAPEELEILRNRVDPHGWYLR is encoded by the coding sequence ATGAGCGGAAGGCAGGAGTACAGCCCAAGCGAGATGATGGTGGTGGCCGCCTCCCGGCTGCTCCGGGACGGGGAGACCGTGTTGGTGGGGCTGGGGCTTCCACAGCTGGCGTGTCTGCTGGCGAAGGCCACCCATGCTCCACGGCTCCGAATGGTCCTTGAGATCGGGGTCCTGGAGCCCGAGCCGGTGGATCCCGCCATCGGAATCGCGGATCCCCGCCTTTGGTACCGCGCCACCTGCCACACCAGCTTCACGGAGACCCTCGGGATTCTCCTGCAGGGCGGCCGGATCGACGTAGGGTTTCTGGGCGGGGCCCAGGTGGATCGGTTCGGGAACATCAACTCCACGCACGTGTGCGAGAATGGACGACCCGTGCGCAGGTTTCGAGGCAGCGGCGGTGCGTGCGATATCGCGGCCCTGGCGGGGCGGGTGATCATCATCACACCACACGAGCGGCGGAGGTTCCCGGAGCGCGTGGACTTCTGCACGAGCCCGGGCTTCCTCCAGGGGGGACGGAGTCGGGAGGCCGCGGGCCTGCGCGGGGGGCCGGTACACGTGATCACGGATCTGGCCGTGATGGGGTTCGATGCGGAAACGCGCGAGATGCGACTGGTGAGTGTACATCCGGGGGTGGATCCCGCGGCCGTGCAGGAGGCCACCGGATTCCCCCTGGCCTGGGCCGGGGAGGCCCGCACCACCCCCCCTCCCGCTCCGGAGGAGCTGGAAATCCTGCGGAACCGCGTCGATCCGCACGGCTGGTATCTGAGGTGA
- a CDS encoding acyl-CoA/acyl-ACP dehydrogenase, which translates to MERGSLESLNLLRESIRELCRRFPDGYWRELDRQRAYPEEFIRALTEQGYLSILIPEEYGGAGLGITEASVILEEINRSGGNASACHAQMYTMAPILRYGSEEQKRRYLPKIARGELRLQAFAVTEPDAGSDTTRITTFARRVGDRYVIRGQKIFISRVLQSDLMLLLARTTRYEEVAQKTEGMSLFLVDLRESRDRIRVTPIETMLNHPTYQLYFDDLEVPADALVGEEGKGFRYIVDGWNAERILVAAEAIGDARWFLQRAVEYAKKRVVFGRPIGANQGIQFPIAQAFARVEAADLMRFEAARRFDRGESCGPQANMAKLLATEASWEAANVCMNVHGGYGFAVEYDVERKFRETRLLMTAPVSQNLILAYLGHRVLGLPRSY; encoded by the coding sequence ATGGAGCGGGGCTCGCTGGAATCCTTGAATCTGTTGCGGGAGTCCATTCGTGAGCTCTGCAGGCGGTTCCCGGACGGGTACTGGAGGGAACTGGATCGGCAGCGTGCCTACCCGGAGGAGTTCATCCGGGCCCTCACGGAGCAGGGGTATCTCTCCATCCTCATCCCGGAGGAGTACGGGGGCGCGGGACTAGGGATCACGGAGGCCAGCGTGATCCTGGAGGAGATCAACCGCTCCGGGGGAAACGCGAGCGCATGCCACGCGCAGATGTACACCATGGCGCCCATTCTCCGGTACGGCAGCGAGGAGCAGAAACGCCGGTACCTGCCGAAGATCGCCCGTGGGGAGCTCCGGCTCCAGGCCTTTGCGGTCACGGAGCCCGACGCCGGTTCGGACACCACCCGGATCACCACCTTTGCCCGCCGCGTGGGGGACCGTTACGTGATCCGCGGCCAGAAGATCTTCATCTCCCGGGTCCTGCAGTCCGACCTGATGCTCCTGCTGGCCCGTACCACCCGGTACGAGGAGGTGGCGCAGAAGACCGAGGGGATGTCCCTGTTCCTCGTCGACCTGCGGGAGAGCCGGGATCGGATCCGGGTGACCCCCATCGAGACCATGCTCAACCACCCCACCTACCAGCTGTACTTCGATGATCTGGAGGTTCCCGCGGACGCCCTCGTGGGAGAGGAGGGGAAGGGATTCCGGTACATCGTGGATGGGTGGAACGCGGAGCGGATCCTGGTGGCGGCGGAGGCCATCGGAGATGCCCGGTGGTTTCTCCAGCGGGCCGTGGAATACGCAAAGAAGCGTGTGGTGTTCGGCCGCCCCATCGGGGCCAATCAGGGGATTCAGTTCCCCATCGCCCAGGCCTTCGCCCGCGTGGAGGCCGCGGATCTCATGCGGTTCGAGGCAGCCCGCCGGTTCGATCGGGGAGAGAGCTGTGGGCCTCAAGCGAACATGGCGAAGCTGCTGGCCACGGAGGCCAGCTGGGAGGCGGCTAACGTCTGCATGAACGTGCACGGGGGATACGGCTTCGCGGTGGAGTATGACGTGGAACGGAAGTTCCGGGAAACGCGGCTGCTCATGACGGCGCCCGTGAGTCAGAACCTGATCCTTGCGTACCTCGGCCATCGGGTACTGGGCCTGCCGAGATCCTACTGA
- a CDS encoding CoA ester lyase has product MELKRSWLFVPGNRQRMIDKAFGLAADALMLDLEDGVPPAAKEEARERIAEALERPRTEGGPMRFVRVNGARHPDLDRDLWCAVRPGADGLVLPKVESPEQVREMDERVSRLEAERGMPIGGLRFLVAIESPLGLLEAYRIARSSERVVGLLFGAEDYSRELGLPVVREKEARELLYARSAFATAAAAAHVQAVDGVWPDLNDIAGLWQDCWMARRLGFTGKSIIHPSQIEPVNHVFTPSANDLEFARQVVEAFEQAEAAGVGSITLGGQLIDRPIVERARATLRLAESLGVIQR; this is encoded by the coding sequence ATGGAGTTGAAACGCTCATGGCTGTTCGTCCCCGGGAACCGGCAGCGGATGATCGACAAAGCCTTCGGGCTTGCTGCGGATGCCCTCATGCTGGATCTGGAAGACGGAGTCCCTCCGGCCGCAAAGGAGGAGGCGCGGGAGCGCATCGCGGAGGCCCTGGAGCGGCCCAGGACGGAGGGAGGGCCCATGCGCTTCGTCCGGGTAAACGGCGCCCGGCATCCTGACCTGGACCGGGATCTCTGGTGCGCGGTGCGTCCAGGAGCGGACGGGTTGGTGCTCCCGAAGGTGGAGAGCCCGGAGCAGGTGCGGGAAATGGACGAGCGCGTAAGCCGCCTGGAGGCGGAACGGGGAATGCCCATAGGAGGCCTTCGGTTCCTCGTGGCCATCGAGAGCCCCTTGGGGTTACTGGAGGCCTACCGCATCGCCCGGTCCAGTGAGCGGGTGGTGGGATTGCTCTTCGGGGCCGAGGACTACTCCCGGGAGTTGGGGCTCCCGGTGGTACGGGAGAAGGAAGCTCGGGAGCTCCTGTACGCCCGATCCGCGTTCGCCACCGCGGCCGCGGCAGCCCACGTACAGGCGGTGGACGGCGTCTGGCCGGACCTAAACGACATCGCGGGCCTGTGGCAGGACTGTTGGATGGCGCGCCGGCTGGGCTTCACGGGCAAGTCCATCATTCACCCTTCCCAGATCGAGCCCGTAAACCACGTGTTCACTCCTTCTGCCAACGACCTCGAGTTCGCCCGGCAGGTGGTGGAGGCCTTCGAGCAGGCGGAGGCGGCGGGGGTGGGCTCCATCACCTTAGGAGGCCAGCTCATCGACCGGCCCATTGTGGAGCGGGCCCGGGCTACCCTGCGTCTGGCCGAGAGTTTGGGGGTGATCCAGAGATGA
- a CDS encoding LLM class flavin-dependent oxidoreductase, giving the protein MRYDIELNSAAHYPARDVVDLAVLAEQAGFGALWKGESNSTDPLVLLSAVAGRSQRLQLGTAIYHIHGRSPVTLGIQAATLQDLSGGRFLLGLGVGNANIAGWHGSTLTKPLAQIREYIEIVRRVARGERVEHQGQYYSTGQRFRLAWKPRYEPPPIYVAALGPRMAHLAGAVGDGALINMALPQKIREIAASVRRGAEEAGKDPHSVEIIAKVRVSVHADERKARSRLRQVLTFYNLAEYYSDMLRGMGFRAEVDRVHEAFREGGFRAAQEAITDEYMDRLPVIPATSVEEVRARLQPFAEAGVTRLIIPYVPAEDPPAEEAARFLRAWSTVKV; this is encoded by the coding sequence ATGAGGTACGACATCGAACTGAACTCTGCGGCGCACTACCCGGCCCGAGACGTGGTGGATCTGGCGGTCCTGGCGGAGCAGGCGGGCTTCGGGGCGCTCTGGAAAGGGGAGTCCAACAGCACGGACCCCCTGGTGCTTCTGTCGGCCGTAGCCGGCCGAAGCCAACGACTCCAGTTGGGGACCGCCATCTACCACATCCACGGTCGCAGCCCCGTGACCCTGGGGATCCAGGCGGCCACCCTCCAGGATCTCAGTGGAGGACGGTTCCTCCTGGGACTCGGTGTGGGAAACGCGAACATCGCGGGCTGGCACGGGAGCACCCTCACCAAGCCCTTGGCGCAGATCCGGGAGTACATCGAGATCGTGCGCAGGGTCGCCCGGGGCGAGCGGGTAGAGCATCAGGGCCAGTACTACTCCACCGGGCAGCGCTTCCGGCTGGCGTGGAAGCCCCGATACGAGCCGCCTCCCATATACGTAGCCGCCCTGGGACCCCGCATGGCACACCTGGCCGGGGCGGTGGGGGACGGGGCGCTGATCAACATGGCCCTTCCCCAGAAGATCCGGGAGATCGCGGCCAGCGTGCGCCGGGGAGCGGAGGAGGCAGGCAAGGATCCTCATTCCGTGGAGATCATCGCCAAGGTTCGCGTTTCGGTGCACGCGGACGAACGGAAGGCCAGGAGCCGGCTCCGGCAGGTTCTGACCTTCTACAACCTGGCGGAGTACTACAGCGACATGCTGCGGGGAATGGGATTCCGTGCGGAGGTGGATCGGGTGCACGAGGCCTTTCGGGAAGGAGGGTTCAGGGCTGCCCAGGAGGCGATCACGGACGAGTACATGGACCGGTTGCCCGTGATCCCGGCCACTTCCGTAGAGGAGGTGCGGGCCCGGTTGCAACCCTTCGCGGAGGCCGGGGTCACTCGATTGATCATCCCGTACGTGCCCGCGGAGGATCCTCCTGCGGAGGAGGCAGCCCGATTCCTCCGGGCGTGGAGCACGGTGAAGGTGTAG
- a CDS encoding amidohydrolase: protein MCDIYDQQAAEQIMVGRTLTLKRVRELNAKDYFYQMLKDRPEIRRIYPGIENELLVGAIDTHIHAYPDFVYRSQDMIQVAIDAAKARMRAVVFKDHYNISCNAAYVVQRYIDDMVDRGELEHRVEVYGGMGTCHGMNPEYVRIALQYPNCKMIWFPTFTSYGYWRSAGRPELGKVRLVDDNGEVLPEVVEIMKLAVEHRVGIGFGHTDFQELLPLAKKAKELGVRAVLDHPLLELNKLLLDEMRELADLGVYVGTYCQPMIPSLYQPVADPMETIEAIKQIGPERCIIGSDFGQVMHMDTMDGMRVFLRALLAFGISTEDIRKMLVENPARLIWLED, encoded by the coding sequence ATGTGTGACATCTACGACCAGCAGGCGGCGGAGCAGATCATGGTGGGACGTACCCTGACCCTGAAGCGGGTCCGGGAGCTGAACGCGAAGGACTACTTCTACCAGATGCTGAAGGATCGTCCGGAGATCCGGAGGATCTACCCCGGAATCGAGAATGAGCTCCTGGTGGGGGCCATCGACACGCACATCCATGCGTATCCGGATTTCGTCTACCGATCCCAGGACATGATCCAGGTGGCTATCGATGCGGCGAAGGCCCGCATGCGGGCCGTGGTGTTCAAGGACCACTACAACATCAGCTGCAATGCGGCGTACGTGGTGCAGCGGTACATTGACGACATGGTGGACCGGGGAGAGCTGGAGCACCGGGTAGAGGTCTACGGCGGGATGGGCACCTGTCACGGGATGAATCCGGAGTATGTGCGGATCGCCCTCCAGTACCCCAACTGCAAGATGATCTGGTTCCCCACCTTCACTTCATACGGATACTGGCGGTCCGCGGGCCGGCCGGAGCTCGGCAAGGTGCGGCTCGTGGACGACAACGGAGAGGTCCTGCCTGAAGTGGTGGAGATCATGAAGCTGGCCGTGGAGCATCGAGTGGGGATCGGCTTCGGACACACGGATTTTCAGGAGCTCCTGCCCCTGGCGAAGAAGGCCAAGGAGCTGGGGGTTCGGGCCGTCCTGGACCATCCCCTCCTGGAGCTCAACAAGCTCCTGTTGGACGAGATGCGGGAGCTGGCGGATCTCGGAGTCTATGTGGGGACCTACTGCCAGCCCATGATCCCCAGCCTGTACCAACCCGTGGCAGACCCCATGGAGACCATCGAGGCCATCAAGCAGATCGGGCCGGAACGGTGCATCATTGGAAGCGATTTCGGACAGGTGATGCACATGGACACCATGGACGGGATGCGGGTCTTCCTGCGGGCCCTGCTGGCCTTTGGGATCAGCACGGAGGACATTCGGAAGATGTTGGTGGAAAACCCGGCGAGGCTGATCTGGCTGGAGGACTGA
- a CDS encoding MaoC family dehydratase, whose product MPVKPGWEGRFFEDFEVGDVYRSRLGRTITEADNIWFTLLTNNTNQIHFNVEYAKRTEFGRPLVNSALTLAVVAGLGVQDTSENGFALGWDEIKLPKPVFVGDTLYSESEVVEKRESRSRPQFGIVKFRTRGINQRGEVVIEYTRSVMVWKREYAPRRDLFPTPREE is encoded by the coding sequence ATGCCGGTGAAGCCGGGCTGGGAAGGCCGCTTCTTCGAGGACTTTGAGGTGGGGGATGTGTACAGGAGCCGGCTGGGCCGAACCATCACGGAGGCGGACAACATCTGGTTCACGCTGCTGACCAACAATACAAATCAGATCCACTTCAACGTGGAATACGCGAAGCGGACGGAATTCGGCAGGCCCCTGGTGAACAGCGCCCTCACCCTAGCCGTCGTAGCGGGGCTGGGGGTTCAGGATACAAGCGAGAACGGGTTCGCCCTGGGTTGGGACGAGATCAAGCTCCCGAAGCCCGTCTTCGTAGGGGATACCCTGTACTCGGAGTCGGAGGTGGTTGAAAAACGGGAGTCCCGGTCCCGACCCCAGTTCGGGATCGTAAAGTTCCGGACCAGGGGGATCAACCAGCGAGGCGAGGTGGTGATCGAGTACACACGGAGCGTCATGGTCTGGAAGCGGGAGTACGCACCACGCCGGGATCTGTTCCCCACCCCGCGGGAGGAGTGA